The Neovison vison isolate M4711 chromosome 10, ASM_NN_V1, whole genome shotgun sequence genome has a segment encoding these proteins:
- the CD84 gene encoding SLAM family member 5 isoform X3 has translation MEDSGIYKADINTKTFEGVFTTTTRRFNLQVFRRLGKPQITQSLMTSLNSTCYVTLTCSVDKEEENVTYSWSPLGETGNVIRISRTPDSQELTYTCTAQNPISNSSDSISAQQLCADTATGLRSRHTGLLSGLAGLFLFILIVPLVLLFLLRRRGEGRISPEGSFLKSFSKNSDAASKKTIYTYVMVTRAAPPAEGRIYDEIPPSKELPANEDPDRVYATLQMDKMGKTSTQDGKPPGISAYENVV, from the exons ATGGAAGATTCCGGCATCTACAAAGCTGACATAAATACAAAGACCTTTGAAGGGGtgttcaccaccaccaccaggcgcTTCAACCTTCAGGTCTTCC GTCGGCTTGGGAAGCCACAAATCACGCAGAGTTTAATGACGTCTCTGAACAGCACCTGCTATGTCACCTTGACGTGCTCCGTGGACAAAGAAGAAGAGAACGTCACATACAGTTGGAGTCCTCTGGGGGAGACGGGGAATGTAATTCGGATCTCCCGGACCCCCGACAGCCAGGAGCTGACTTACACGTGCACAGCCCAGAACCCCATCAGCAACAGCTCGGACTCCATCTCTGCCCAGCAGCTCTGTGCAG ACACTGCAACAGGCCTCCGTTCTCGCCACACCGGGCTGCTGAGCGGGCTGGCCGGGCTCTTTCTGTTTATACTCATCGTGCCCTTGGTGCTTTTGTTCCTTTTGCGCCGACGAGGAGAAGGTAGGATTTCTCCAGAAG GTTCCTTCTTGAAGTCCTTCAGTAAGAACTCTG ATGCCGCCTCGAAGAAAACAATATACACCTACGTCATGGTGACCAGAGCTGCCCCCCCAGCAGAGGGCAGAATCTACGATGAAATCCCCCCGTCCAAG GAACTCCCTGCCAACGAGGACCCAGACAGGGTTTACGCCACATTGCAGATGGATAAG ATGGGGAAAACCAGCACTCAGGACGGCAAACCTCCTGGGATTTCAGCCTATGAAAATGTGGTCTAG
- the CD84 gene encoding SLAM family member 5 isoform X4 — protein sequence MAQRYLWILLLCLQTCRLGKPQITQSLMTSLNSTCYVTLTCSVDKEEENVTYSWSPLGETGNVIRISRTPDSQELTYTCTAQNPISNSSDSISAQQLCADTATGLRSRHTGLLSGLAGLFLFILIVPLVLLFLLRRRGEGRISPEGSFLKSFSKNSDAASKKTIYTYVMVTRAAPPAEGRIYDEIPPSKELPANEDPDRVYATLQMDKMGKTSTQDGKPPGISAYENVV from the exons GTCGGCTTGGGAAGCCACAAATCACGCAGAGTTTAATGACGTCTCTGAACAGCACCTGCTATGTCACCTTGACGTGCTCCGTGGACAAAGAAGAAGAGAACGTCACATACAGTTGGAGTCCTCTGGGGGAGACGGGGAATGTAATTCGGATCTCCCGGACCCCCGACAGCCAGGAGCTGACTTACACGTGCACAGCCCAGAACCCCATCAGCAACAGCTCGGACTCCATCTCTGCCCAGCAGCTCTGTGCAG ACACTGCAACAGGCCTCCGTTCTCGCCACACCGGGCTGCTGAGCGGGCTGGCCGGGCTCTTTCTGTTTATACTCATCGTGCCCTTGGTGCTTTTGTTCCTTTTGCGCCGACGAGGAGAAGGTAGGATTTCTCCAGAAG GTTCCTTCTTGAAGTCCTTCAGTAAGAACTCTG ATGCCGCCTCGAAGAAAACAATATACACCTACGTCATGGTGACCAGAGCTGCCCCCCCAGCAGAGGGCAGAATCTACGATGAAATCCCCCCGTCCAAG GAACTCCCTGCCAACGAGGACCCAGACAGGGTTTACGCCACATTGCAGATGGATAAG ATGGGGAAAACCAGCACTCAGGACGGCAAACCTCCTGGGATTTCAGCCTATGAAAATGTGGTCTAG
- the CD84 gene encoding SLAM family member 5 isoform X1: protein MAQRYLWILLLCLQTCLEADRSDTDVVTLIGILGEQVTFPLNIEKSQLVVNIVWTSETSVAFITPGDAGAAPKVTVTHQNYNDRINVSCQNYNLEISNLRMEDSGIYKADINTKTFEGVFTTTTRRFNLQVFRRLGKPQITQSLMTSLNSTCYVTLTCSVDKEEENVTYSWSPLGETGNVIRISRTPDSQELTYTCTAQNPISNSSDSISAQQLCADTATGLRSRHTGLLSGLAGLFLFILIVPLVLLFLLRRRGEGRISPEGSFLKSFSKNSDAASKKTIYTYVMVTRAAPPAEGRIYDEIPPSKELPANEDPDRVYATLQMDKMGKTSTQDGKPPGISAYENVV from the exons GTCTGGAAGCAGACAGAAGTGACACAGATGTCGTCACATTGATTGGGATACTGGGGGAGCAGGTCACTTTCCCCTTAAATATCGAAAAATCACAGCTAGTTGTCAACATCGTTTGGACCTCTGAGACATCTGTTGCTTTCATAACGCCAGGAGATGCAGGAGCAGCACCCAAAGTTACTGTGACCCACCAGAATTATAATGACCGAATAAATGTCTCCTGTCAGAACTACAACCTGGAGATCAGTAATCTGAGGATGGAAGATTCCGGCATCTACAAAGCTGACATAAATACAAAGACCTTTGAAGGGGtgttcaccaccaccaccaggcgcTTCAACCTTCAGGTCTTCC GTCGGCTTGGGAAGCCACAAATCACGCAGAGTTTAATGACGTCTCTGAACAGCACCTGCTATGTCACCTTGACGTGCTCCGTGGACAAAGAAGAAGAGAACGTCACATACAGTTGGAGTCCTCTGGGGGAGACGGGGAATGTAATTCGGATCTCCCGGACCCCCGACAGCCAGGAGCTGACTTACACGTGCACAGCCCAGAACCCCATCAGCAACAGCTCGGACTCCATCTCTGCCCAGCAGCTCTGTGCAG ACACTGCAACAGGCCTCCGTTCTCGCCACACCGGGCTGCTGAGCGGGCTGGCCGGGCTCTTTCTGTTTATACTCATCGTGCCCTTGGTGCTTTTGTTCCTTTTGCGCCGACGAGGAGAAGGTAGGATTTCTCCAGAAG GTTCCTTCTTGAAGTCCTTCAGTAAGAACTCTG ATGCCGCCTCGAAGAAAACAATATACACCTACGTCATGGTGACCAGAGCTGCCCCCCCAGCAGAGGGCAGAATCTACGATGAAATCCCCCCGTCCAAG GAACTCCCTGCCAACGAGGACCCAGACAGGGTTTACGCCACATTGCAGATGGATAAG ATGGGGAAAACCAGCACTCAGGACGGCAAACCTCCTGGGATTTCAGCCTATGAAAATGTGGTCTAG
- the CD84 gene encoding SLAM family member 5 isoform X2: MAQRYLWILLLCLQTCLEADRSDTDVVTLIGILGEQVTFPLNIEKSQLVVNIVWTSETSVAFITPGDAGAAPKVTVTHQNYNDRINVSCQNYNLEISNLRMEDSGIYKADINTKTFEGVFTTTTRRFNLQVFRRLGKPQITQSLMTSLNSTCYVTLTCSVDKEEENVTYSWSPLGETGNVIRISRTPDSQELTYTCTAQNPISNSSDSISAQQLCADTATGLRSRHTGLLSGLAGLFLFILIVPLVLLFLLRRRGEGSFLKSFSKNSDAASKKTIYTYVMVTRAAPPAEGRIYDEIPPSKELPANEDPDRVYATLQMDKMGKTSTQDGKPPGISAYENVV, translated from the exons GTCTGGAAGCAGACAGAAGTGACACAGATGTCGTCACATTGATTGGGATACTGGGGGAGCAGGTCACTTTCCCCTTAAATATCGAAAAATCACAGCTAGTTGTCAACATCGTTTGGACCTCTGAGACATCTGTTGCTTTCATAACGCCAGGAGATGCAGGAGCAGCACCCAAAGTTACTGTGACCCACCAGAATTATAATGACCGAATAAATGTCTCCTGTCAGAACTACAACCTGGAGATCAGTAATCTGAGGATGGAAGATTCCGGCATCTACAAAGCTGACATAAATACAAAGACCTTTGAAGGGGtgttcaccaccaccaccaggcgcTTCAACCTTCAGGTCTTCC GTCGGCTTGGGAAGCCACAAATCACGCAGAGTTTAATGACGTCTCTGAACAGCACCTGCTATGTCACCTTGACGTGCTCCGTGGACAAAGAAGAAGAGAACGTCACATACAGTTGGAGTCCTCTGGGGGAGACGGGGAATGTAATTCGGATCTCCCGGACCCCCGACAGCCAGGAGCTGACTTACACGTGCACAGCCCAGAACCCCATCAGCAACAGCTCGGACTCCATCTCTGCCCAGCAGCTCTGTGCAG ACACTGCAACAGGCCTCCGTTCTCGCCACACCGGGCTGCTGAGCGGGCTGGCCGGGCTCTTTCTGTTTATACTCATCGTGCCCTTGGTGCTTTTGTTCCTTTTGCGCCGACGAGGAGAAG GTTCCTTCTTGAAGTCCTTCAGTAAGAACTCTG ATGCCGCCTCGAAGAAAACAATATACACCTACGTCATGGTGACCAGAGCTGCCCCCCCAGCAGAGGGCAGAATCTACGATGAAATCCCCCCGTCCAAG GAACTCCCTGCCAACGAGGACCCAGACAGGGTTTACGCCACATTGCAGATGGATAAG ATGGGGAAAACCAGCACTCAGGACGGCAAACCTCCTGGGATTTCAGCCTATGAAAATGTGGTCTAG